Genomic DNA from Brassica rapa cultivar Chiifu-401-42 chromosome A04, CAAS_Brap_v3.01, whole genome shotgun sequence:
AAAATAACTCACCACATAAAGATGCTACAGAATATATAACTAACTACTCATATGTatcaatcatataaaatttgcATGGAAACATCAAAGAAAATGAAGGAAGAAAATTCTGACACATCTTATACAATGAAATGGAAGGAACATTGTTTGATGGTAATAAGGAAGACAAGTCTCGGTTGATGAAATAAGAGCGTCTCCATATGCTATATTATGATAGACTCCAAATTAATTACAATCTTCTCAGATGCTTAAAGAAGACGAATCACGTTTCTAGATGCATTAACaaacatgacaaaaaaaaaactgaaaatgtcTCACTCTAGCAAAAGAAACATGTTTGATTTTCATGACTCATTTAGCCTGTGGGTGGGAAGCAATAAACTCAACAGCAAGATCGACGGACTGTATCTTATCTGCTTCGTTATCAGGTATCTCGAATCCAAACTCTTCTTCGAGTGCCATAACCACCTCCACTGTGTCCAAACTATCCAGCCCTAGATCATTCTGGAAGTGTGCCTTTGATGTCACCTGCAACAACACGAATCACACATACTTTTCAAGTATCAAGTCaaatcaaacaaatatatatatatatgcttcatCAGGTTCTTGTCCACATAAagtgaaaaaacaaaacaaaagaactaTCATTccaataaaaaatcaaactaaaTGGGTTCTCAGATTGGTGGTGGTAGAAGAATTGAGGCTCGCAATTACCTTAGAAGGCTCTACTTTCTGGAAAGTTTTGACGACAGAGACAACACGATCTGTGACTTCGGATTTGTCGAGGAATGATCCTCTGACTTCCTCGGAGAAACGACGCCGAAGAAGAACGTACAAGGGAGATACGCTTCGATGAGAAGTGATGCTCGAGCTTCGGAGAGTAGGCGTGACATTGACTTTGAGGTATCTAAGTAGAGCATTTCTCGACGCCATTCCTTGCTACAGAAATATAACCCTAGaaccttcttctctttctctcttctttaaGGGAGGAGGTCGAAAGCTATTTCGTTACATGAGTTGCTAAACGACGTCGTATAGACCCAAGCATTGGACTCTTGTGCAAATAATCTGAATCCGCAGCCCATTACGAAATGGTAGGCACCACAGATTCACAATTAATACATCGTTCCATTGAATTCCATGTTCCATTGAATTCCATGAAATATTTACCAGTTAGcataaaaaactttttaaacCAATTCCATATATTCTATTTCCATTTTTGGAATGGAACAACATAACAAatcttttgtaaaatatattccTTTTATTCCCTGCAAAAAATGTTGAATGGGATGAGTGGAATTAACTAGTTTCAGTTTTTATTCCATTTTATCTGTCATTCCATTTTTTGTATTCCAAAATTTGTAATTCCTTTCATCTCGTACATTCTATTTAATAACAACCAGTTACAGCCATAATTCTTTGTGATGccgcaaaaaaattaaataataatttttgaaactctAAACAAgtggagatgaatggaaaaaaaaaaagatgtatgACCGAATAAATCAAAAGATCACTAGTCATGAACAGGAAACTATGCATTCTGTCCCGAGAAAGAATAACAAGCTTTGTATGTATTAGTGACACTTTTTTAGCTTCCAAAAGTTGAAATTGCTCTGTAGAGTTTGTCCAAACCCATCCAAAATCATTAAGATGAGCTATGTGTCCAGTGTCCATGATCCAACCATACAAGTTTTATGTAAGCTTACGGCTGGGATATATGATTGATTTTGTCATTTTTCAggtatatctatatttttactATTAGTCTCAAACCATGATTAACATTTCGCTTCCACATATCTAACAATATCTgaggaacctttgttgtttcctttGAACAATTTATAACTTTGcactttccaaatataccagaTTTTCAATAGGTAAGGATTTATATCTATTTATCTTCAATGTCATTCTTACACGAGAAAAAAATTATCCATATATATGCACTCATACTAGGAGATACCAACGGAAAAGAAGATGTTGCTGCTAAGATCCATATTTGTAAAGCTGGAAAACACTCAAAAATATCATAATTAATGGATTTATCATAGGGAAAACCGTCATTTAAATCCCgaactttcaaaaataaactaaacaaaGCTCCAACTTTTAAGTAAGCCAAATAAATgctaaacttttttaaaaattccgaaATAATCCTAAACTTCTCTATTGACTCAGCCTTTTTAGTCATGTACAAGTCAAACTTTAATTAGACGTTTACGTCTGTTAAATAGTAAAAACAGTGAGTTTTGGTGACTCAATAAAACTAAGTGTTTTCCTTCTTTGTGGACTGCAATCCTTAATTgcagaaatatttatttttccttttcacCAAGTTAAAATAAGGCTCGTGAGTTTCTGATACGGTCCGTATGAAAGCTTCAACAACACAATAATGGATAACGTTCATGACACGAAATACCATTTCTCACACTTCCCAAGAGTATATATGAAGAATCAACTCAAAAACAACAATGAGAGAACTCCATTAAGGAGTATCAAGAACTCAGAACAAAGATGAACaaaacttttaccaaaaaaaaaaagataacaaaactCTAACAAACTCACGATCTATTTTCTTGGATAATTCTCCAAGTGAAAGCATACTCTGTTTTTGTACTTCTTGTTACTCTCTCTCACTTAGCTGGCATGGCCAGTGACGTGTCACACTGATCATGTCCATTCTTCTCACGGTGTGTTTTAGCTCGTCTCGTTACAAGCTTATTCTTCTGCATCATCAATATTTTCAAAGTCCCCAAGATCTTCACCTTCTTTCTCTCTGCAATCACTGGAAATTTTATAAGATTTAGTTGGTTATGGGAATTAGGGTTCACGACTCGAGCATAATTCCTACTATTTAACAGAGGCTTACGTCTAATTAACGTTTGACTTCTACATGACTAAAAAAGCTGAGTCAATTGAAGTTTAAGATTAATTtggaatttttaaaaaagtttagtatttatttgatttgcttAAAAGTTGGAgctttgtttaatttatttttgaaagttcGGGATTTAAATGACGGTTTTCTCATTTATCATATGCTCCGTATTTGGAACAATGATTATCACATCCATTGATGGTATGAAAAATTTCAAAGTTACAATTAAATGTCTTGATATAGCTTGccatataaaataacaaattttcTGCTAGGCTTTAACTTTCCTAGCAAAGATTTAAAGTTTTGTAATGTAGGTTCTCAATACACAATGGTTACAAGCTAAATATATTCCTAGAAACATAATACTTCGATTTGACTATATACATGCCATTTTGTGTATAACAATCTTAATGTAGAAATGGACTTATGGTCAAGACCTGTATCAATAGGAcccagtgccgtgcgaaggtttCATGGAGCCTAAGgcaattttgattttaaaaataggttttcaaaattttttgtgTATGTTTTACAAATAACtgaatgatagatattattaatatgttCATAATTAAAGTCAAAAATAACATAAACTGAAATGTGTATCAACAGTCAAATTTCATACAAAAATATGTATGCAAACAGTTATAACAACAATAAACTAGTGTGTTGAATATATAAAATGAGGCCCTATATTTTGATTTAATGATAGGGGGCCTGAGGCTGCTGCCTTTTTTTCTACAATGGTAAGCACGGCTCTGATAGGACCGCTTGGGCAACGTAGTTTTCCAATAACTCTATATCCTTAGATTAAAAAGTTAAAGTTAGGTGTGTTCAAGAGTGTTaatagagaaacttttttttgtcaactatccATTTAGTTAAACCGAGTTTTTAACACTGGTCAAATTGTATTGCATcatcatataatatttattttattatatatatgatagatCAACTACCTCCAGCATATGCGAACATGGTGAACAACTTCACAAACAGCGATTCCTCGATGTAGCTCTCCCCATAATACTTGGATCAACAGTCAGTTCTGCATGTATGACATCATCGAGATTTGATTCTGCCTACAGTACTTTGGAACCTCATCCTATAATCTGCAAGAAATTGTGCTTCATCTGAAAATCAAATCTCAAACCTGGTGTAAAAGCCTTTAAACTTTGAACACTAGGCCACAATGCTTCCACAAGAAATGGTGGGACATTGATTTTGTAAATGAATTTGTAAAGCTGGTAGCCAGAATATTCTTTTAGCTTCTAGACAAATAAGCTGATTTCGAAAATTTGAATCAAAATCGACGCAATAAACACCAAATAGATTTTGTTTTACGGTATTCCAAGTCATGGGTTTTGtccgaaccaaacccgaacTCAAATAGATATCCAATAAacccaaaaatttaaaattcccAAAAAGAACTTGTACCAGTCCGTTCAATCCCTAAtacatatccaaaatacactgAGATATTATTTAGTACTTAAAATAATGATCTATTACAAGAATAATTAACTTAAATACTTagtgtaatatatatttttggtttgggttaatattgatgtttttatgttttgacAATTACAGTTGGAGTTCAATTATGaataaatttatttctaatatttatatacacacacactAGTATTGGTCCCGtacgagattttttttttattatagaaaTTTAACATCAATTTTGAATATGTAGAAAACCATGATTTTGCCTCATATAATAAACTACAATATTTGTGTTTACAATATTACCCGAGTCTCGTTCGCAGCACCATCAATATGTGATCTTCATGTTCCTTAATGGCAACATAAGCTGTCTTTCAACCAAGTGGTTTTGGCCTAGTGATAAAGGGATTTCAGCTTAATCTTCTGCACTGGGTTTGATTTCCCTTGGCCACCTATAGACTCCTTAAGTGgcaaaaaaatctgaatttcTGTAGACCTCTTCGTAATTAGTCTTTGGGTCTAGAAAGCCTGTGAAATCACATAAGCTGTCTTTCTTTTGCCCCATGACTACAAATCAATAATAAACAAAAGGAAACTCAATAACAATGAACAAACTGAAAGAAAAGTGGTAAAACAATTATTTAGTATTTCCATGCATGGTCTGATTTTTTAACTCTATATGTGCAACCTTACTGTTCCTTCGTCTTCAATCCATAAAAGAACTTCAAGCTGGATCATATAAAAAGAATAAGACAATATTAAttcgagaagaagagaaaagtgAACTTGAATTAAAATTAGTCAAAaagttatattaataatttttgctTCACTCAAAATCCAGAAAAATGATGAAGAGATGAAACCATTAAGAATAAGAGAAAAATAGCataaatcaatattattaattcatgATCATTGCTAATATTTACCCCTACGACAATTTTGGTATATTACTTTTGTGCCACTGGCTCTTTACTTATATTTCATAAACTGTTCTGTGCTTACTACATACTTTTTTTGTAAATACCGATTTGATTTCTAATAAGCGGGACCCAGTTTTTCTGAATCTAAAAACTGTTGGAGATAAGCTTCAACATTGCTAAAAAGAAAGTTATGAAGAAAAGGAAGTTATCCTTAAGTGTAATTAGGATAACTAGAAAATGAAGTTATCCTTAAGTGTAATTAAGATAACTAAAGCTATTAAGAATTAGGAGAAGGAAAGACCTAATTCATTGTGTAATAGGTTAAGTTAAGGAGCCCTATTACCTATATAAGGAGATCTAATGTAAGATAGCTTGTGTTTACTTTTTGAGAAGTTTTCTAAACATTAAAAAAGGAAGAACTCTTTATTAGAGCTATTGGGTTCAACGCCTAGAACTAGGGTTGAACGTGTTCTCGTATTGGGTTACACCTTTGTTCTTGGTTActttatttggtatcagagctccatGTTTGATTCATTGAAGAAGTTTCACCGAAGGAATGAGTGATTCAAAATCAACATCGAAGATAATGGAAGCCGTGCCTTCCACGGTGGTCTGCCCGATGTTATCTTCAACGAACTACACGGTATGGGCGACGAGAATGAAGGTGTTACTGCGAGTACACAAGGTTTGGGAATCAATTGAACCAAGAACAAACGATGAAGAGAAGAAGGATATCGCTATTGCTCTCCTATTCCAATCGATTCCAAAAAACCTAATATTGCAAGTTGGTGAAGTCGACTCCTCTAAAGAAATCTGGGAAACCGTGAAGTCAAGAAATCTTGGTGCTGAACGCATAAAGGAAGCTCGCCTTCAGACCTTGATGAATGAGTTTGAACGTCTAAGGATGAAAGACACAGACTCAATAGATATCTTTACTGGCAAGATATCATAATTGGCCTCAAAATCTGCAGCGTTAGGTCATGCAATGGAAGAACCTAAGCTGGTAAAGAAGTGCCTGAACAGTTTACCGCGAAGCAAGTATATTCAGATCATAGCGTCACTTGAACAAGTTCTCGATCTGAATAAAACGAATTTCGAAGATATTGTTGGGAGACACAACGCGTATGAAGAACGGATTCAGGAAGAAGATACACAGGAGACACAAAAGAACCTTCTGTACACGGACTCCAATCAATCATACAGCTCAAGAGGTAGAGGTAGAGGTTGGAATCGTGGTCGATGAAATAGAGGAAGAGGGCGCAACACAAAGAGAGAAGCAAAGGAAAGAATGACTACTCTTAGATTACATGTTACAGTTGCAAGAAGAAAGGCCACTTCGCCTCTGCTTGTCCAGAGGAGGAACAAGACGACCAAGAGCTAAACAAAGCAGATATAGAGGAAGCTGATGCCACTTTGTATATGCACGAGATGGTGTTTCTCAACGAGGAGAATGTTATACCGAAGACACTGgtacaaaacaaaagagaagatGGAATGTGGTACTTGGATAATGGAGCAAGTAACCATATGACAGGCGAGAGATCATACTTCTTTGAATTTAATGAAAGCATCAAAGGAAAGGTGAAATTCGGAGATGGTTCTTGTGTCGACATTAATGGCAAACGGTCAATATTGTTTGAAGCAAAGACAGGGGAACATAGACTCTTGACTGACATATACTACATTCCAGACCTAAGAAGCAACATATTAAGCTTGGGACAAGC
This window encodes:
- the LOC103849176 gene encoding acyl carrier protein 2, mitochondrial — encoded protein: MASRNALLRYLKVNVTPTLRSSSITSHRSVSPLYVLLRRRFSEEVRGSFLDKSEVTDRVVSVVKTFQKVEPSKVTSKAHFQNDLGLDSLDTVEVVMALEEEFGFEIPDNEADKIQSVDLAVEFIASHPQAK
- the LOC103849223 gene encoding uncharacterized protein LOC103849223 — protein: MSDSKSTSKIMEAVPSTVVCPMLSSTNYTVWATRMKVLLRVHKVWESIEPRTNDEEKKDIAIALLFQSIPKNLILQVGEVDSSKEIWETVKSRNLGAERIKEARLQTLMNEFEPLGHAMEEPKLVKKCLNSLPRSKYIQIIASLEQVLDLNKTNFEDIVGRHNAYEERIQEEDTQETQKNLLCKKKGHFASACPEEEQDDQELNKADIEEADATLYMHEMVFLNEENVIPKTLVQNKREDGMWYLDNGASNHMTGERSYFFEFNESIKGKVKFGDGSCVDINGKRSILFEAKTGEHRLLTDIYYIPDLRSNILSLGQATEQGCDVRMMDNYLTLKDTNGRLLVKVLRSPNRLYKLRLEVGGPACLHTRMEEDT